In Microbulbifer elongatus, the DNA window TCGCGATATCCGTCTATTGAGGAGGTCCACCATGCCCTACGACAGCCGCTCAGCACTGCCCGACAATGTCAGAAGTGTGCTGCCCCCACACGCCCAGGATATTTACCAATCCGCGTTCAATAGCGCGTGGGACCAATATGCGGACCCGGACGACCGGAGGGGAGATAAAAGCCGGGAAGAAGTCGCTCACGCAGTGGCCTGGTCTGCGGTGAGGGAAAAGTACGAGAAAGGCGACGACGATCAGTGGCACAAAAAGCACTGACCCCCTGCGAATTTCAGTTGGGAGCCGGATGCCGGCACCATACACTCCAAGCGCTATGTCAGAGCAAGTACAAGCGGAGTATTTATGCAATTCCAGACACTAAAACGCGCCGGAGTAACATGTGCCCTGGCGCTTTCCCTAACAACTGCCGGCTGTGCCAATATGAGCGACACGGATCGCCGGGTAGGTACCGGCATCGGTATTGGTGCGGTAACCGGGGCACTGGTAACCGGCGGCGATATTGGCGGTGCCGCAGTGGGTGCTGCGTTAGGTGGTGCTGGTGGTTGGCTTTACGATCGCGAGAAGAAAAAACACTACTACTATGATAGCCGCGGGCGTCGGGTCTACCGTTAATCAGACTCAGACAGTGGGCTCCTCAGGAGCTCACTGTTTTTTTAACGGTTTTACCAGTCCCTCCAGCCCCTCGATTTTTATTTCCAGGGTCAGCGCCATCAGGTGCCCAAGCCGCCCCTCGGGGAAAGCTTTCCTGGCAAACCACAACAGATACTCTTCAGGCAGATCAATAAGTACACGCCCGGCATACTTGCCAAAGGGCATTTCCGTGCGTGCGATATCGACCAGGTCCTGCTTATCAAGCATGTTTGCCTCAAAAACTCCCATCCATTTCCCGCTGGATTCTACACTGGAATAAACCTGCCCCGGTATCGGCTCCTCTGGGCGCACGATCAATTTTTGTGTCCACGGATCTATGGCAGTATGTAGGTGCAGGCCACCTCTGTGGCCGACCATTTTTTGTGCAGCCGGGAAGATCCCCCAATAACCACAAAAACGATCCTGATAAATCCGCTGAAGGAATGACAGTGAACAACATCAAGCTCACACAAAAATTCGGGCTGGCGCTATCCATTGCCCTGCTCACCGCCTGTGGCAAACCCGCACAGGAAGATGCCTCTTCCGCAGAGGCTAGCACCGAGAAGGGTGCCCCTGTGGCCGAGACCGTCTCCACCGAAGGCATGTGGATGCCGCGCCAGCTACCGGAAATCGGTGACAAGCTCAAAGACCTCGGCCTGGAGCTGGATCCGAAAACCATGACGGATCTGACCAAATTCCCGATGAATGCCGTGGTGAGCCTGGGTGGCTGCTCCGCAAGCT includes these proteins:
- a CDS encoding glycine zipper domain-containing protein; the encoded protein is MSDTDRRVGTGIGIGAVTGALVTGGDIGGAAVGAALGGAGGWLYDREKKKHYYYDSRGRRVYR
- a CDS encoding DUF3820 family protein, with the protein product MLDKQDLVDIARTEMPFGKYAGRVLIDLPEEYLLWFARKAFPEGRLGHLMALTLEIKIEGLEGLVKPLKKQ
- the chaB gene encoding putative cation transport regulator ChaB, which codes for MPYDSRSALPDNVRSVLPPHAQDIYQSAFNSAWDQYADPDDRRGDKSREEVAHAVAWSAVREKYEKGDDDQWHKKH